A genomic window from Campylobacter concisus includes:
- the eno gene encoding phosphopyruvate hydratase has protein sequence MVFIEDVEAHEVLDSRGNPTVRATVRLSDGTEASAIVPSGASTGKREALELRDKDERYAGKGVLKAVSNVNEKIAEAVIGLDAYNQKAVDAEMLELDGTHNYSNLGANAVLGVSMAVARAAAKSLNIPLYRYLGGANASILPVPMFNIINGGAHANNSVDFQEFMIMPFGFSTFSEALRAATEIYHKLKSILNAAGHSTAVGDEGGFAPNLKDNEEPLKLISQAVKEAGYELGSQIKLALDVASSELYKDSKYELEGKKFSSDELISYYEKLCEKYPIFSIEDGLSEDDWSGWAELTKRLGSKVQLVGDDLFVTNEKILREGIEKNIANAILIKPNQIGSVTQTMQTVRLAQRNGYRCIMSHRSGESEDAFIADFAVALNTGEIKTGATSRSERNAKYNRLLEIELEAGEFLGDNI, from the coding sequence ATGGTATTTATTGAAGATGTAGAAGCTCACGAGGTTTTAGACAGCAGAGGCAACCCAACAGTTCGTGCGACAGTTAGACTAAGCGACGGCACCGAGGCAAGCGCGATCGTACCAAGCGGCGCAAGCACTGGTAAGCGTGAGGCGCTAGAGCTTCGTGATAAAGACGAGAGATACGCTGGCAAAGGTGTTTTAAAGGCTGTTTCAAACGTAAATGAAAAGATCGCAGAAGCAGTGATAGGACTTGATGCTTACAACCAAAAAGCAGTCGATGCGGAGATGCTTGAGCTTGATGGCACGCACAACTACTCAAATTTAGGCGCAAACGCTGTCCTTGGCGTATCTATGGCAGTAGCTCGCGCAGCTGCAAAGAGCCTAAATATCCCACTCTATCGCTACCTTGGCGGTGCAAACGCTAGTATCTTGCCAGTGCCAATGTTTAACATCATAAATGGCGGCGCACACGCAAATAATAGCGTTGATTTTCAAGAATTTATGATCATGCCATTTGGCTTTAGCACATTTAGCGAGGCGCTAAGAGCTGCAACTGAAATTTATCACAAGCTAAAATCTATCCTAAACGCAGCCGGCCACAGCACGGCTGTCGGCGACGAGGGTGGCTTTGCTCCAAATTTAAAAGACAACGAAGAGCCACTAAAGCTTATCTCTCAGGCTGTAAAAGAGGCTGGATATGAGCTAGGCAGCCAGATAAAACTAGCGCTTGACGTCGCTTCAAGTGAGCTTTATAAAGACAGCAAATACGAGCTTGAGGGCAAGAAATTTAGCAGCGACGAGCTCATTAGCTACTACGAAAAACTTTGCGAAAAATATCCGATATTCTCTATCGAAGATGGCCTTAGCGAGGACGACTGGAGTGGCTGGGCTGAGCTTACAAAAAGGCTTGGCAGCAAGGTTCAGCTAGTTGGCGACGATCTTTTTGTCACAAATGAGAAAATTTTACGCGAAGGTATCGAGAAAAACATCGCAAATGCAATCTTAATCAAGCCAAATCAAATAGGCTCAGTCACACAAACCATGCAAACTGTCCGCCTTGCTCAAAGAAACGGATATCGCTGCATAATGAGCCACAGAAGCGGTGAGAGCGAAGATGCGTTCATCGCTGACTTTGCAGTCGCACTAAATACTGGCGAGATAAAGACAGGTGCTACTTCAAGAAGCGAGCGTAACGCAAAATACAACCGCTTGCTTGAGATCGAACTTGAGGCTGGAGAGTTTTTGGGGGATAATATTTGA
- a CDS encoding 4Fe-4S dicluster domain-containing protein, whose protein sequence is MQQTLNSRRSFIAAAGLFFATTALKAAPKDFSSSGVRYGMAIDLTRCVGCQSCTMSCMLENDVQPGAFRTIVSEYEARDKSGKMAVIASLPRLCNHCNNPACISVCPTGASHQRSNGIVKIDTKECIGCALCVEACPYHARYLSLHTYKADKCTFCDHRLRAGLQPACVESCVGGSRIIGDLNDPNSNIRKFLATHETMVIDSPKNTNPQVFYHGVSEILAKNNKKLELNNGYKKVISWSEEIAQ, encoded by the coding sequence ATGCAACAGACCTTAAATTCTCGTCGCAGCTTCATTGCAGCTGCAGGATTATTTTTTGCTACGACCGCACTAAAGGCTGCACCAAAGGACTTTAGTAGTAGTGGTGTTCGCTACGGCATGGCGATAGATCTAACAAGATGTGTTGGATGTCAGTCATGTACTATGAGCTGTATGTTAGAAAACGACGTTCAGCCAGGCGCTTTTAGAACCATTGTTTCCGAGTACGAGGCAAGAGATAAAAGCGGTAAAATGGCAGTCATTGCGTCACTTCCAAGGCTTTGCAACCACTGCAACAATCCAGCCTGTATTAGCGTTTGTCCAACTGGTGCTAGCCATCAAAGAAGTAATGGCATAGTAAAGATTGACACAAAAGAGTGCATAGGCTGTGCGCTTTGCGTAGAGGCCTGTCCATATCACGCAAGATATCTTAGCCTGCATACCTATAAGGCCGATAAATGTACCTTTTGTGATCACAGACTAAGAGCAGGGCTTCAGCCAGCATGTGTAGAGAGCTGTGTGGGCGGTAGCCGTATAATAGGCGATCTTAATGATCCTAACTCAAATATTAGAAAATTTCTAGCCACACATGAGACTATGGTTATAGATAGCCCTAAAAATACAAATCCACAGGTGTTCTACCACGGAGTTAGCGAAATTTTGGCTAAAAACAATAAAAAACTCGAGCTTAATAATGGATATAAAAAGGTTATCAGCTGGAGCGAAGAGATAGCACAGTAA
- a CDS encoding glycerate kinase family protein, which translates to MRILVAIDSLKGSLSSLEAGLAVKEGLEEIGCEVVVKPIADGGEGSVEAMADALGAKFIDTIVKNPLGIEILARYALKDDLAILEMSSASGLTLINPDERNPLKTSTFGFGQMIKDAIAKGARKFIIGIGGSATNDAGTGMLSALGFKFYDKDGALLEGKGENLAKIYEFTDEEALKELKDCEFLIACDVDNPLYGMNGAAHVYAPQKGANGRMVKELDDGLKRFAALVKEKTNSKFHTQKGAGAAGGLGFAFVAFLGAKLRPGIEIITQTIALEDEIKKADLVITGEGRMDFQSSMGKTPTGVAKLAKKYHKPVIAFAGSVQKCAKDCHKNGIDAYFCILNEPVSLEEAMRKDVAIRNLKMTAEQVIRLYMLNYKA; encoded by the coding sequence ATGAGAATTTTAGTTGCGATTGATTCATTAAAAGGCTCGCTTAGCTCGCTTGAAGCGGGCCTTGCTGTAAAAGAAGGACTAGAAGAGATTGGCTGCGAGGTCGTTGTCAAGCCTATCGCAGATGGTGGCGAGGGTAGTGTAGAGGCGATGGCTGATGCACTTGGTGCGAAATTTATAGATACGATAGTTAAAAATCCACTTGGAATTGAAATTTTAGCTAGATATGCACTAAAAGATGACCTTGCTATACTTGAAATGTCAAGTGCTTCTGGCCTTACACTCATAAATCCAGATGAGAGAAATCCACTAAAAACTAGCACATTTGGCTTTGGTCAGATGATAAAAGATGCCATTGCTAAAGGCGCTAGAAAATTTATCATAGGTATCGGCGGAAGCGCGACAAATGACGCTGGTACAGGTATGCTTAGTGCACTTGGCTTTAAATTTTATGATAAAGATGGTGCTTTACTTGAAGGAAAAGGCGAGAATTTAGCCAAAATTTATGAGTTTACAGATGAAGAGGCACTAAAAGAGCTAAAGGATTGCGAATTTTTAATCGCCTGCGATGTAGATAATCCGCTTTATGGCATGAATGGAGCAGCCCATGTTTATGCCCCTCAAAAGGGTGCAAATGGTCGCATGGTAAAAGAGCTTGATGATGGGCTAAAACGCTTTGCAGCTCTTGTAAAGGAAAAGACTAATAGCAAATTTCACACACAAAAAGGTGCTGGTGCCGCTGGCGGACTCGGTTTTGCATTCGTGGCATTTCTAGGAGCGAAACTTCGCCCAGGTATTGAGATCATTACACAGACTATTGCTCTTGAGGATGAGATCAAAAAGGCTGATCTAGTCATCACTGGTGAAGGCCGTATGGATTTTCAAAGCTCAATGGGCAAGACACCAACTGGGGTTGCAAAACTAGCCAAAAAGTATCATAAGCCAGTGATCGCATTTGCTGGAAGCGTACAAAAATGCGCCAAAGATTGCCATAAAAATGGGATTGATGCCTATTTTTGTATATTAAATGAGCCAGTGAGTCTTGAAGAAGCGATGAGAAAAGATGTCGCGATTAGAAATTTAAAGATGACAGCAGAGCAAGTCATTCGCCTTTATATGCTAAACTACAAAGCATAA
- a CDS encoding tyrosine-type recombinase/integrase, producing the protein MKYPLDCKDNFENSFIFWLTRYVKFKLSSLSNKELRDPKALASVNFALSREVKNIDQLDGLVKSARNAGLTGINTYFNPLKKIYETMKFYELSSLKQIDEELLSEILASTTGGLSDASKKNYRISVINFFAFLDKQNEEDGKAHVFDINLKNWGGVSGSKGQKLPEFMGEDEVKKFLDAIEESDFKQNSNRNKLIIKTIIFTGIRVSEALNLKRKDITEDGDLFIIRIRGKGNKYRIVMIKRHLIEAHLNAIAINYINKEGYLFINKKGTRLTQAYVSRIVEQILFKAGIRKEKNGAHMLRHTFATMLYKKQKDLVLVQEALGHASLNTSRIYTHFDSDKLKLAAKVAEDLAN; encoded by the coding sequence TTGAAATATCCACTTGATTGTAAAGATAATTTTGAAAACTCATTCATATTTTGGCTCACTCGCTACGTCAAATTTAAACTTAGCTCACTTTCGAATAAAGAGCTTCGAGATCCAAAGGCACTTGCAAGTGTAAATTTCGCTCTAAGCCGCGAGGTAAAGAACATTGATCAGCTTGATGGTTTGGTAAAAAGTGCGAGAAATGCAGGGCTTACTGGTATAAATACCTACTTTAATCCGCTTAAAAAAATATATGAAACGATGAAATTTTACGAGCTTAGCAGCCTAAAGCAGATCGATGAAGAGCTGTTAAGTGAAATATTAGCTAGCACAACTGGCGGACTAAGCGATGCTAGCAAGAAAAATTACCGCATCTCAGTGATAAATTTCTTTGCATTTTTAGACAAACAAAACGAAGAGGATGGCAAGGCTCATGTTTTTGATATAAATTTAAAAAACTGGGGCGGAGTTAGTGGCAGCAAAGGGCAAAAGTTACCTGAGTTTATGGGTGAAGATGAGGTCAAAAAATTTCTAGATGCGATCGAAGAAAGTGACTTTAAGCAAAACTCAAATCGCAATAAGCTCATAATAAAAACGATAATTTTTACTGGCATTCGTGTGAGTGAGGCTCTAAATTTAAAGCGAAAAGACATTACTGAAGATGGCGATCTTTTTATCATTAGGATACGAGGCAAAGGCAACAAATACCGCATCGTTATGATAAAACGTCACCTCATAGAAGCTCATCTAAATGCGATCGCAATAAACTACATCAATAAAGAAGGCTATCTTTTTATCAATAAAAAAGGTACCAGACTGACGCAAGCCTACGTAAGTCGCATAGTAGAGCAGATCCTTTTTAAGGCTGGTATTAGAAAAGAGAAAAACGGTGCTCACATGTTGCGCCACACCTTTGCAACGATGCTTTACAAAAAGCAAAAGGACCTTGTTTTAGTGCAAGAAGCTCTAGGGCATGCAAGCTTAAATACCTCAAGAATTTATACTCACTTTGATAGCGATAAGCTAAAACTTGCTGCAAAAGTAGCTGAGGATCTAGCAAACTAG
- a CDS encoding AMIN domain-containing protein — protein MKKIWLVLSIFAASVFARENPFMPISELNTSVMTTNIIEKFDRFDSLSFKFPSDAALLLDVTIRYRANDGTIKEKRLADINKTIDYSDEFALNKVKNPEPVVAKKLDVSVTMANMPSQKVSTPVIIEKNETKISNKDRNKTSDMPTPNVVVIDLSTDKTKETTIKPEQKVVEIKIEPSVKPVDSVKNGKDVKFLGFISFLANDKELKIATKAKNLKHFAYEKNKIVLDFAKPPRSFKTKSLKLENEYFKNVIIGWHDRYFRVVLELDKMHKYKLEAAENGYLLKLL, from the coding sequence ATGAAAAAAATTTGGTTAGTTTTATCTATATTTGCAGCAAGCGTGTTTGCTAGAGAGAACCCATTTATGCCTATTAGCGAGCTAAATACAAGCGTTATGACAACAAATATCATAGAAAAATTTGATAGATTTGATTCTCTTTCGTTTAAATTTCCAAGCGATGCAGCACTTTTACTAGATGTCACCATAAGATATAGAGCAAATGACGGCACCATAAAGGAAAAAAGACTAGCTGATATAAATAAAACTATCGATTACAGCGATGAATTTGCTTTAAATAAGGTAAAAAATCCAGAACCAGTCGTGGCAAAAAAGCTAGATGTTTCAGTCACAATGGCAAATATGCCTAGTCAAAAAGTAAGCACTCCTGTGATAATAGAAAAAAATGAAACTAAAATTTCAAATAAAGATAGAAATAAAACTTCAGATATGCCAACTCCAAATGTTGTAGTAATCGATCTTAGCACAGACAAAACAAAAGAAACTACCATAAAGCCTGAACAAAAGGTGGTCGAGATAAAGATCGAGCCTAGTGTAAAACCCGTTGATAGTGTCAAAAATGGAAAAGATGTTAAATTTCTAGGTTTTATAAGCTTTCTAGCCAACGACAAAGAGCTAAAAATCGCTACAAAAGCTAAAAATTTAAAGCATTTTGCTTATGAGAAAAATAAGATCGTTCTTGACTTTGCAAAGCCGCCAAGAAGCTTTAAAACTAAGAGCTTAAAACTTGAAAATGAATATTTTAAAAATGTGATCATAGGCTGGCATGATAGATATTTCAGAGTGGTTTTAGAACTTGATAAGATGCATAAATATAAGCTTGAAGCCGCTGAAAATGGATATTTGCTTAAGCTTTTATAG
- a CDS encoding molybdopterin-dependent oxidoreductase, translating to MQRREFLKRSAVLSTLTTSAMLADEDKDDYKPQANSLEPEFRVKDGKISLSDGHSVIFSMCHGCTTKCGIRLHVDDKNDRVLRCSGNPYHPLSNVHWANFDTSINDALLATTLSGEDEKRATVCARGAILPEMIDSPARILTPLKRVGKRGEGKWKSISFEQLVEEVVEGGDLFGEGHVDGLRAIYSDELIDSENPEYGTKRNQFLSFYLYDGRSDIVDRFVKKSFGTINHYSHGGICGGGFRVGGKIAHNAKGFAHTKPDYENSKFVIYWGTSPSNGGNPFQKQAKMLSYARGTRDDFAYAVVDPSVTNAVKYASSDKGRWIAIKPGTDSALAMAMIRWIIENEKYATNYLIQPNLDQAKLAGEIHWCNATHLVITEKGHKDYGKFALINNEWQVCSQDGKIQSYKVNEPAKLYYKGKILIDGKKVEVKSSMQLLKESAYKHSLEEYSKICGVSVEDIIWLCENFTKNGRQVSTNVHGGMMHTQAGMTTFAILCLNTLMGTYGYKGGNVNASAGTHEFLKGRYDLESFEGAYKPNGLNLSRSGKYYETSSEYKRKVAAGSSGYPSTQPWYPISMPLVNETLTSHKAGYPYKVKVFINYMTNVLYGQAGLERAVLDVLKDSKNLPLFVGIDAFINETNSYADYIVPDGVNLENWALPNSLWGTIAKTSVVRYPAVSSKQAKDKNGGAIDVEAFYIAVAKRLGLKGFGKNAFKDKDGNFMNLDVKEQYYAAALANLAFDGEGVKDISDEDKKLSKISRVMTKLDPYLKDEEKPKVAHILAKGGRYDSYDSAYKGDKATVKVPAPMPASIYYEPLGGHRHSITGEFMPGVPSLMLPVASDGTPLEKFFPRSEWKYTVSSRKSNIQHFYTFVSPRLRSVHPKNFIRVSTDVASEQGIRSGDKVKVTTPYGAQVGEAFVTDGVASGVISIEHGFGHDEFGIRTHTVDGKPAFGIANLEKGVNHNKLGLLDPKRSGEFSLNDWLVGTCARQALPAKIRKIG from the coding sequence ATGCAAAGAAGAGAATTTTTAAAAAGATCAGCCGTGCTCTCAACACTAACCACGAGTGCTATGCTGGCAGATGAAGATAAGGACGACTATAAACCGCAGGCAAACTCACTAGAGCCTGAATTTCGAGTAAAGGACGGCAAAATTTCACTTAGTGATGGACATAGTGTTATTTTTTCGATGTGCCATGGCTGTACGACGAAGTGTGGCATAAGGCTTCATGTGGATGACAAAAACGACCGCGTTTTAAGATGTAGCGGCAACCCATACCACCCACTTTCAAACGTACACTGGGCAAATTTTGACACATCGATAAATGACGCACTTCTTGCCACAACACTAAGTGGCGAAGACGAAAAGCGAGCCACAGTTTGCGCTAGAGGAGCGATATTGCCTGAGATGATAGACTCACCTGCAAGGATACTAACGCCACTAAAGAGAGTTGGTAAAAGGGGTGAGGGAAAGTGGAAGAGCATAAGCTTTGAGCAGCTAGTAGAAGAGGTAGTGGAGGGCGGAGATCTCTTTGGTGAGGGGCATGTTGATGGGCTAAGAGCAATATATAGCGATGAGCTAATCGATAGCGAAAATCCAGAGTACGGTACCAAACGCAATCAATTTTTAAGTTTTTATCTATATGACGGACGCTCTGACATTGTTGATCGCTTTGTTAAAAAGTCATTTGGCACTATAAATCACTACTCTCACGGCGGAATTTGCGGTGGTGGCTTTAGGGTCGGTGGCAAGATCGCTCACAACGCAAAGGGCTTTGCACACACTAAGCCAGACTATGAAAACTCTAAATTTGTCATCTACTGGGGCACTTCGCCGTCAAATGGTGGCAACCCTTTCCAAAAACAGGCAAAAATGCTCTCTTACGCAAGAGGCACTAGAGATGACTTTGCCTATGCAGTGGTCGACCCAAGCGTTACAAACGCTGTAAAATACGCCTCTTCAGACAAAGGTCGCTGGATAGCGATAAAGCCAGGCACCGACTCAGCTCTAGCCATGGCGATGATACGCTGGATCATAGAAAATGAAAAATACGCTACAAACTACCTTATCCAGCCAAATTTAGACCAGGCAAAGCTAGCTGGCGAGATACACTGGTGCAACGCCACGCATCTAGTCATCACCGAAAAAGGTCACAAAGACTACGGCAAATTTGCACTTATCAATAACGAGTGGCAGGTCTGTTCGCAAGATGGCAAGATACAAAGCTACAAGGTAAATGAACCAGCCAAGCTCTACTACAAAGGTAAAATTTTAATAGACGGTAAAAAAGTCGAGGTAAAAAGCTCAATGCAGCTTTTAAAAGAGTCAGCTTATAAACATAGCTTAGAGGAGTACTCAAAAATTTGCGGTGTGAGTGTTGAAGATATCATCTGGCTTTGCGAAAATTTTACTAAAAATGGCAGACAGGTGAGCACAAACGTGCATGGCGGTATGATGCATACTCAAGCTGGTATGACTACTTTTGCGATCCTTTGTCTAAACACGCTAATGGGCACTTACGGCTACAAAGGCGGCAACGTCAATGCAAGTGCCGGCACACACGAGTTTTTAAAGGGCAGATATGACCTTGAGAGCTTTGAGGGTGCTTATAAGCCAAATGGTCTAAATTTATCAAGATCAGGCAAATACTACGAAACAAGCTCTGAGTATAAACGCAAAGTGGCAGCTGGCAGCAGCGGCTATCCATCAACTCAGCCATGGTATCCTATCTCTATGCCACTTGTAAACGAAACACTTACGAGCCACAAGGCTGGCTATCCATACAAAGTAAAAGTTTTTATAAACTATATGACAAACGTACTTTACGGCCAAGCAGGACTTGAAAGAGCGGTTTTAGACGTACTAAAAGATAGTAAAAATTTACCACTTTTTGTGGGCATCGACGCCTTTATAAACGAGACAAACTCCTATGCTGACTACATCGTGCCAGATGGGGTAAATTTAGAAAACTGGGCACTTCCAAACTCTCTTTGGGGAACGATCGCTAAAACTTCAGTCGTGCGCTATCCAGCTGTTAGCTCAAAGCAGGCAAAGGATAAAAACGGCGGCGCGATCGACGTTGAGGCATTTTATATAGCCGTGGCAAAGAGGCTTGGACTAAAAGGCTTTGGCAAAAATGCCTTCAAAGACAAAGACGGAAATTTCATGAACCTTGACGTAAAAGAGCAGTATTACGCGGCTGCACTAGCAAATTTAGCCTTTGATGGCGAGGGTGTAAAAGATATAAGCGACGAGGACAAAAAGCTTAGTAAGATATCAAGAGTGATGACAAAACTCGATCCTTATCTAAAAGACGAAGAGAAGCCAAAAGTAGCGCACATACTAGCAAAAGGCGGCAGATACGATAGCTACGATAGCGCATATAAGGGCGATAAAGCAACCGTAAAAGTGCCAGCGCCTATGCCAGCTTCTATCTACTATGAGCCACTTGGTGGGCATAGACACTCAATAACAGGCGAATTTATGCCAGGTGTGCCAAGTCTAATGCTGCCAGTAGCAAGTGACGGTACGCCGCTTGAGAAATTTTTCCCACGCTCTGAGTGGAAATACACAGTAAGCTCAAGAAAGTCAAATATCCAACACTTCTACACATTTGTTAGTCCAAGGCTAAGATCTGTTCATCCTAAGAATTTCATAAGAGTATCGACAGATGTGGCTAGCGAGCAAGGCATTCGCTCAGGCGATAAGGTCAAAGTGACTACTCCTTATGGTGCGCAAGTTGGTGAGGCGTTTGTGACGGATGGCGTTGCTAGCGGAGTTATTAGTATCGAGCATGGATTTGGCCATGATGAGTTTGGTATAAGAACGCACACTGTCGATGGAAAGCCAGCTTTTGGGATCGCAAATTTAGAAAAAGGGGTCAATCATAATAAACTTGGACTTCTTGATCCAAAAAGAAGTGGCGAATTTAGTTTAAATGACTGGTTGGTTGGTACTTGCGCTAGACAAGCACTTCCTGCAAAGATAAGAAAGATCGGCTAG